Proteins from one Erythrolamprus reginae isolate rEryReg1 chromosome 6, rEryReg1.hap1, whole genome shotgun sequence genomic window:
- the LOC139168839 gene encoding C-type lectin Cal-like, whose product MGSLFEGLKMLLIICFIFGLLGTLTWAGPQGRTVCPSGTFAYKDGSEWSCYKFYREQLTFEDAEEECQNRWKGHLASFHSDKQAKSIAAYVAKENMESRFVWMGLQRDEDSDMITGWYWVDGSRSRYRKWYYGEPNGKTEFCATLYALAGHLTWVDLSCVYKFPFLCKWKPT is encoded by the exons ATGGGATCCCTCTTTGAAG gTTTGAAGATGCTTCTCATCATTTGCTTCATCTTTGGTCTCTTGGGCACCCTTACCTGGGCAG GTCCTCAAGGCCGGACTGTTTGTCCTTCTGGCACCTTTGCCTATAAAGATGGAAGTGAGTGGAGTTGCTACAAGTTCTATAGAGAGCAGCTCACCTTTGAAGATGCTGAG GAAGAGTGTCAGAACAGATGGAAAGGTCATTTAGCATCTTTCCACTCGGACAAGCAGGCAAAATCCATTGCTGCCTATGTCGCTAAAGAAAATATGGAGAGTCGTTTTGTCTGGATGGGACTTCAACGAGATGAAGACTCTGATATG ATTACTGGATGGTACTGGGTTGATGGATCACGATCCAGGTACAGAAAATGGTACTATGGTGAACCCAATGGCAAGACTGAGTTTTGTGCCACTCTCTATGCTCTAGCTG GGCACTTGACTTGGGTTGATCTATCCTGCGTCTACAAATTTCCTTTTCTCTGCAAATGGAAACCCACTTAA
- the LOC139168842 gene encoding lithostathine-like — MLLITCFIFGLLGTLTWAGPLARTVCPPDTLAYRYRNQWYCYQFYDNQLRFEDAELQCQNKLKGHLASIHSDRQAKLIGAYVTQKNRRNSFVWIGYQQDEGSSGSNEWRWVDGSESTYSGWSNYEPTRNYEDSCAGLSPQSGHVTWTEQTCSCLLPFLCKFKPT, encoded by the exons ATGCTTCTCATCACTTGCTTCATCTTTGGTCTCTTGGGCACCCTTACCTGGGCAG GTCCTCTTGCCCGAACGGTCTGCCCTCCGGATACCTTGGCCTATAGATACAGAAACCAgtggtattgctaccagttctatgacAACCAGCTCAGATTTGAAGATGCTGAG CTGCAGTGTCAGAACAAATTGAAAGGTCATTTAGCATCCATCCACTCGGACAGACAGGCAAAATTAATTGGTGCCTATGTCACTCAAAAAAACCGAAGGAATAGTTTTGTCTGGATCGGGTATCAACAAGATGAAGGGTCCAGTGGG AGTAATGAATGGCGTTGGGTTGATGGATCCGAATCCACATACAGCGGGTGGAGCAATTACGAACCCACTAGGAACTACGAGGATTCTTGCGCTGGTCTCTCTCCTCAGTCTG GGCACGTGACTTGGACTGAGCAAACCTGTAGCTGCCTACTTCCTTTCCTCTGCAAATTTAAACCCACTTAA